A genomic segment from Limosilactobacillus sp. encodes:
- a CDS encoding D-alanyl-D-alanine carboxypeptidase family protein encodes MKKFWTIIMTAILVLWSVVTVPAHAQAQIDASAAMMVDATTGQVIYEQNADQKLPIASVSKLLTAMVVEDEVKNKQITGDTKVKVNDDIAAVSNDPNYSAIGLQSGESYTVRELLNAALVKSADGATLALATAAGDSMDEFTIKLQQKAQKIGLKNYSIVNPVGLTNSDLKNLKSNQYSDNAENAMTARDVAIMARYFVNHYPQLLQVTAQKQATFYIAKGKSKVGKNLNEMLPGGKYTVPGVQIDGLKTGTSDAAGACFVSTGRYRGHRIITVVLHANGQNKDNRFVQTQRLYQMLKQNYHLQTVKVAANLRQPKIADGAQHQASLGPKQVTAWGTSSPRHYTMAVKYRTKLVNKQNQLEAPLKRGQVVGSLELSGPGLKSVDKKALTYQLTSTQSILRGNFFQRLLH; translated from the coding sequence ATGAAAAAATTTTGGACAATTATCATGACAGCGATCCTGGTGCTTTGGAGCGTGGTGACCGTTCCGGCCCACGCCCAGGCACAGATCGACGCCTCGGCCGCAATGATGGTGGATGCCACCACGGGTCAGGTGATCTATGAGCAAAATGCCGATCAGAAGCTGCCGATCGCCTCGGTCAGCAAACTGCTCACGGCGATGGTCGTGGAGGACGAGGTGAAAAATAAGCAGATCACCGGTGATACCAAGGTCAAGGTAAATGACGACATCGCCGCCGTCTCCAACGACCCGAACTATTCAGCGATCGGTCTGCAGTCGGGGGAATCCTACACGGTGCGTGAACTGTTAAACGCGGCCCTGGTCAAATCGGCCGATGGAGCCACGCTGGCGCTGGCCACGGCGGCGGGCGACAGCATGGATGAATTTACCATCAAGCTCCAGCAAAAGGCGCAAAAGATTGGCCTGAAGAACTATTCGATTGTGAACCCGGTCGGCCTGACGAACAGCGACCTGAAGAATCTCAAGTCAAACCAGTATTCGGATAACGCCGAAAATGCTATGACAGCAAGGGACGTGGCGATCATGGCCCGTTATTTTGTCAACCACTATCCCCAGCTGCTCCAGGTGACCGCCCAGAAGCAGGCAACCTTCTACATCGCCAAGGGCAAGTCCAAGGTGGGCAAGAACCTGAATGAGATGCTGCCGGGCGGCAAGTACACGGTCCCCGGGGTGCAAATCGACGGGCTCAAAACCGGGACCTCGGATGCGGCGGGGGCCTGCTTCGTAAGCACCGGCCGCTACAGGGGGCACCGGATCATCACGGTCGTGCTGCATGCCAACGGGCAAAACAAGGATAACCGTTTCGTGCAAACCCAGCGGCTGTACCAGATGCTCAAACAAAATTATCACCTGCAGACGGTCAAGGTCGCTGCCAACCTGCGCCAGCCAAAAATCGCCGACGGAGCCCAGCACCAGGCTTCACTAGGCCCCAAGCAGGTCACGGCCTGGGGCACCAGCAGCCCCCGGCACTACACGATGGCGGTTAAGTACCGGACCAAGCTTGTAAACAAGCAGAACCAGCTTGAGGCCCCCCTCAAGCGCGGCCAGGTGGTTGGCAGCCTTGAATTGTCCGGCCCGGGCCTGAAATCCGTTGACAAGAAGGCCCTGACCTACCAATTGACCAGCACGCAGAGCATCCTGCGCGGTAACTTCTTCCAGCGGCTACTCCACTAA
- a CDS encoding LTA synthase family protein, with protein sequence MKKLSKFVDTRIGFFTLLVVLFWLKTLFAYFTDFKLGAEGLFQYLILLFNPLATTALVYSLAFYFKRARFFYPVIMGLNIANTLLLYLNVIYYREFTDFMTIATMTGYSKVNQGLSGASLALTNFHDVFYWLDIVIILLLMLCRKIHFDPRAVGSRLAFAFTSLSLVLFGVNLSFAEMSRPQLLGRTFDRTYIVKYLGIDAFTGYDLVKSQHINEMRQSATKSELKKVKNFTDKHYAKANPKMFGIAKGRNVIVIHLESFQQFIIDKKINGQEVTPFLNSLYHSNETYAFDNFFHQVGQGKTSDAENLLETSTFGLPQGSLFATLGSDNTFQGAPAILKQRAGYTSAVFHGNVASFWNRNNVYKNLGYQYFFDASYYDTSGDKSTGYGLKDKLLFKDSIKYLQTLQQPFYAKYITVTNHFPYELDDEDKDPNFTTTDTGDSNIDNYFVTAHYLDQSLQEFFNYLKKSGLYNHSIIMIYGDHYGISNSENSSLASVLGKSADDWNDYDNAQLQRVPLMFVIPNSGNNGHIVHTYGGEVDVLPTLLHLLGISSKRYIQFGTDLFSSQHKQIVAFRNQDFMTPRYTVVGNTVYDNKTQKKAKLTKKQKEKIKKDHKLVNTELRLSDSLNEKNLLRFYHPKGFKAVDPSDYNYSRGLQRAQKIEKKKGNQSTSIYSRNNNQSTEDDYSTDAPEQNHSSTDSNRIKITNPDANNK encoded by the coding sequence ATGAAAAAATTAAGCAAATTTGTGGACACTAGGATTGGTTTTTTTACTCTCCTAGTCGTCCTTTTTTGGTTAAAGACCCTGTTTGCTTACTTTACCGATTTTAAATTAGGGGCGGAGGGGCTCTTTCAATACCTGATTCTCCTCTTTAATCCCCTGGCAACCACGGCTCTGGTCTACAGTCTGGCTTTTTATTTTAAGCGTGCGCGCTTCTTCTACCCCGTCATCATGGGGCTGAACATCGCCAACACCCTTTTGCTCTACCTCAACGTCATCTACTACCGGGAGTTCACCGACTTCATGACGATTGCCACCATGACCGGCTACTCCAAGGTCAATCAGGGGCTGAGCGGGGCTTCCCTGGCCCTGACCAACTTCCATGACGTCTTTTACTGGCTCGACATCGTCATCATCCTCCTGCTGATGCTCTGCCGCAAGATCCACTTCGATCCGCGGGCGGTCGGCAGCCGGCTGGCCTTTGCCTTCACTTCGCTGTCGCTGGTCCTCTTCGGCGTCAACCTGTCCTTTGCTGAGATGAGCCGACCTCAGCTGCTGGGCCGGACCTTTGACCGGACCTACATCGTCAAGTACCTGGGGATCGACGCCTTCACCGGCTATGACCTGGTCAAGTCTCAGCACATCAACGAGATGCGCCAGAGTGCTACCAAGTCGGAGCTGAAGAAGGTCAAGAACTTCACTGACAAGCACTATGCCAAGGCCAACCCGAAGATGTTCGGGATCGCCAAGGGCCGCAACGTGATCGTCATCCACCTGGAGAGCTTCCAGCAGTTCATCATCGACAAGAAGATCAACGGCCAGGAGGTCACGCCCTTCCTGAACTCGCTCTACCACAGCAACGAGACCTACGCCTTCGACAACTTCTTCCACCAGGTTGGTCAAGGGAAAACCAGTGATGCCGAAAACCTGCTGGAAACCTCGACCTTTGGCCTGCCCCAGGGTTCGCTCTTTGCCACCCTCGGCAGCGACAACACCTTCCAGGGGGCCCCGGCAATCTTAAAGCAGCGGGCCGGCTACACCAGTGCCGTCTTCCACGGTAACGTCGCCAGCTTCTGGAACCGGAACAACGTCTACAAGAACCTGGGCTACCAGTACTTCTTCGACGCCAGCTACTACGACACGTCCGGTGATAAGTCGACCGGTTACGGCTTAAAGGACAAGCTGCTCTTCAAGGACTCCATCAAGTACCTGCAGACGCTGCAGCAGCCGTTCTACGCCAAGTACATCACCGTCACCAACCACTTCCCGTACGAGCTCGACGACGAGGACAAGGACCCGAACTTCACGACGACCGACACCGGGGACAGCAACATCGACAACTACTTTGTGACTGCCCACTACCTCGACCAGTCGCTCCAGGAGTTCTTCAACTACCTCAAGAAGTCCGGCCTCTACAACCATTCGATCATCATGATCTACGGTGACCACTACGGGATTTCCAACAGTGAGAACTCCTCGTTGGCCAGTGTCCTGGGCAAGAGCGCCGATGATTGGAACGACTACGACAACGCCCAATTGCAACGGGTGCCGCTGATGTTCGTAATTCCAAATTCCGGCAATAACGGTCACATCGTCCATACTTACGGGGGCGAGGTCGACGTCCTGCCAACCCTACTCCACTTGCTAGGAATCTCGTCCAAACGCTACATCCAGTTTGGGACCGACCTCTTCTCTAGTCAGCACAAGCAGATCGTGGCTTTCCGCAACCAGGACTTCATGACGCCACGCTACACGGTCGTTGGCAACACGGTCTACGATAACAAGACCCAAAAGAAGGCCAAGCTGACCAAGAAGCAGAAGGAAAAGATCAAGAAGGATCACAAGCTGGTCAACACCGAGCTGCGGTTATCGGATTCACTCAATGAAAAGAACCTGCTGCGCTTCTACCATCCGAAGGGCTTCAAGGCGGTTGATCCATCAGACTACAACTACTCACGTGGCCTGCAACGAGCCCAAAAGATCGAGAAGAAGAAGGGCAACCAGTCCACCAGCATCTACTCGAGGAACAACAATCAGTCGACCGAGGATGATTACAGCACGGACGCACCGGAGCAGAACCACTCCTCGACCGATTCCAACCGGATTAAGATTACTAACCCGGACGCCAACAACAAGTAA
- a CDS encoding GNAT family N-acetyltransferase, with protein MIIQQCTKLTPQHWQLLLLADPERAAIQRYINSSTIFEARHKQALIAIIVLQPRNDRKLEIKNIAVHPHWRGQHVATRLLEFAQQYGRQHGYQKLLVGTGSTSFTQLYLYQKVGFRVVGIDRDFFVRNYRQPIYENRLRLRDMLILALPLVE; from the coding sequence ATGATTATTCAACAATGTACCAAGCTGACGCCCCAGCACTGGCAGCTTCTCTTGCTGGCCGATCCCGAGCGCGCCGCTATTCAGCGCTACATCAATAGCAGCACCATTTTTGAGGCCCGTCACAAGCAAGCGCTGATCGCCATCATCGTCCTGCAGCCGCGGAATGACCGCAAGCTGGAGATCAAAAATATTGCGGTCCATCCCCATTGGCGGGGCCAACACGTCGCCACCCGCCTGCTGGAGTTTGCCCAGCAGTACGGCAGGCAACACGGCTACCAAAAACTCCTTGTCGGCACCGGTTCCACCAGCTTTACCCAGCTCTACCTCTACCAGAAGGTCGGCTTTCGCGTGGTCGGCATCGACCGGGACTTCTTCGTCCGCAACTACCGCCAGCCGATCTACGAAAACCGGCTCCGCCTACGCGATATGCTAATCCTGGCCCTGCCGTTAGTGGAGTAG